The following are encoded in a window of Haloarcula halophila genomic DNA:
- a CDS encoding APC family permease produces the protein MSSHGERSPEAELGLLDATMIGMGAMIGAGIFVLTGLAAEIAGPAALLVFVLNGVVTAFTALSYAELASAIPKSGGGYAFVREVFADLPSFIMGWLLWFAYMVAGGLYALGFAPNFLELLHVYGITAPPSEVGAVAVPVIDVGIPVGIGLAFGAVLLLVSLNAASTAASGSVETIFTAIKVSILVVFVGYGVTSPQFSGAEFQPLFPGEKTALSILPAMGLTFIAFEGYDLITTVTEEVKNPRENIPKAIFISLAVTLVVYVAVVSVAIGTLGSVGLADAGEAGIAQAATSFMPSFPVIGNGGAVIVFGAVFSTLTALNAVVIASSRVAFSMGREGQLLPSFGQIHHRFGTPFWAIIASAVVMLSSVVLPTQSAGNMSSLFFLLSFVIVNGSVIKLRRERPDMARPYELPYYPITPILGIALNLLLTGVLVVYLLRTDVLALLLSVGWVALGILAYYGLRALGDSEEGTGQQTAVAEDD, from the coding sequence ATGAGTAGTCACGGTGAACGATCGCCGGAAGCCGAACTCGGCTTACTCGACGCGACGATGATCGGGATGGGCGCGATGATCGGCGCCGGGATCTTCGTTCTGACGGGGCTCGCCGCCGAAATCGCCGGCCCCGCCGCACTCCTCGTGTTCGTCCTCAACGGTGTCGTCACCGCCTTCACGGCGCTGTCGTACGCCGAGTTGGCCTCGGCGATCCCCAAGAGCGGCGGCGGGTACGCCTTCGTCAGGGAGGTGTTCGCCGACCTCCCGTCGTTCATCATGGGGTGGTTGCTCTGGTTCGCATACATGGTCGCCGGTGGCCTGTACGCGCTCGGTTTCGCGCCGAACTTCCTGGAGCTCCTCCACGTCTATGGCATCACGGCTCCGCCCAGCGAGGTCGGCGCGGTCGCCGTCCCGGTCATCGACGTTGGGATTCCCGTCGGCATCGGGTTAGCGTTCGGTGCCGTCCTGCTGCTGGTGTCGTTGAACGCCGCCTCGACAGCCGCGAGCGGGAGCGTCGAGACGATATTCACGGCGATCAAAGTCAGCATCTTGGTCGTGTTCGTCGGCTACGGCGTCACGTCGCCACAGTTCTCCGGGGCGGAGTTCCAGCCGCTGTTCCCGGGGGAAAAGACCGCCCTCAGTATCCTCCCCGCGATGGGGTTGACCTTCATCGCCTTCGAGGGGTACGACCTCATCACGACGGTCACCGAGGAGGTCAAGAACCCCCGGGAGAACATCCCGAAAGCCATCTTCATCAGCCTGGCCGTGACGCTAGTCGTCTACGTCGCCGTGGTCAGCGTGGCCATCGGGACCCTCGGATCGGTCGGTCTCGCCGACGCCGGCGAGGCCGGAATCGCCCAGGCGGCGACCAGTTTCATGCCATCGTTCCCGGTCATCGGCAACGGCGGCGCGGTCATCGTCTTCGGCGCGGTGTTTTCGACGCTTACGGCACTAAACGCCGTGGTCATCGCCTCCTCCCGGGTGGCGTTCTCGATGGGACGCGAAGGGCAGTTGCTCCCCTCGTTTGGCCAGATCCATCACCGGTTCGGAACCCCCTTCTGGGCCATCATCGCTAGTGCAGTGGTGATGTTGAGTTCCGTCGTGTTGCCGACCCAGAGCGCGGGGAACATGTCCAGCCTCTTTTTCCTGCTCTCGTTTGTCATCGTCAACGGCTCGGTGATCAAACTCAGACGGGAACGCCCGGACATGGCACGCCCGTACGAACTGCCGTACTACCCGATCACACCGATCCTCGGCATCGCACTGAATCTGCTGTTGACCGGGGTGCTAGTGGTCTATCTACTCCGGACGGACGTGCTCGCACTGCTACTCAGCGTAGGCTGGGTGGCGCTCGGTATCCTCGCGTACTACGGACTCAGAGCGCTCGGGGACTCCGAAGAGGGGACCGGTCAGCAGACGGCAGTCGCGGAGGACGATTAA
- a CDS encoding NADH-quinone oxidoreductase subunit D: protein MSRTVAAGPERESDLVEPIREYVLETETHENAPAVVVRADEVRTVLATLKAEAGLDHCACVTAQAYEDRYESIYHLRSYDDPTKELSVVVPSPTDDPHNESAAPVYPTAAWHEREAYDLVGIEYDDHPDLRRILLPETWQGHPLSPDYDQNQPQIVTYREHERILEDRREGPDTMHINMGPHHPSTHGVLHLNVTLDGETVADVDPDIGYIHRCEEQMCEQGTYRHQIMPYPDRWDWSGAGLCNEWAYARAIEDMVDIEVPEYAQVIRTMSAEFSRILGHMLAVATYALDVISEFTAVFQWGIRDREIVQDILEDLTGQRLMFNYFRVGGVAWDLPEPRAEFFEKIRAFLDSLPRKLTEYHDMLTSNEIFQKRTVDTGRLPAETAKAYGCTGPVARGSGVDYDLRRDDPYGYYDELDWSVATEGSGDNFARVLVRLREVEESAKIIDQCVDRLEQWPEDDREIQANVPRTLRPDPDTEIYRAVESAKGELGIYIRSDGTDTPARFKIRGPSFSHVQVLPAIAEGEFIPDLVASIGSLDPIMGDVDR, encoded by the coding sequence ATGTCCCGGACAGTTGCCGCCGGTCCTGAGCGGGAGTCGGACCTGGTCGAGCCGATCCGCGAGTACGTTTTGGAGACCGAGACGCACGAGAACGCACCTGCTGTCGTCGTCAGAGCCGACGAGGTCCGGACCGTCCTCGCGACGCTGAAAGCCGAGGCGGGACTGGATCACTGTGCCTGTGTCACGGCCCAGGCCTACGAGGACCGCTACGAGAGTATCTATCACCTCCGGAGCTACGACGACCCCACGAAGGAACTGTCGGTTGTCGTCCCCTCGCCGACGGACGACCCCCACAACGAATCGGCCGCGCCGGTCTACCCGACCGCAGCGTGGCACGAACGGGAGGCCTACGACCTGGTCGGGATCGAGTACGACGACCACCCCGACCTCCGGCGGATTCTCCTCCCCGAGACCTGGCAGGGCCACCCGCTCTCGCCCGATTACGATCAGAACCAGCCACAGATCGTCACCTACCGCGAACACGAGCGCATCCTCGAAGACCGCCGGGAAGGTCCCGACACCATGCACATCAACATGGGGCCACACCACCCCTCGACACACGGCGTCCTCCACCTGAACGTGACGCTGGACGGCGAGACCGTCGCGGACGTGGACCCGGACATCGGCTACATCCACCGCTGTGAGGAACAGATGTGCGAGCAGGGGACCTACCGGCACCAGATCATGCCCTACCCCGACCGCTGGGACTGGAGCGGGGCCGGCCTCTGTAACGAGTGGGCCTACGCCCGCGCCATCGAAGACATGGTCGACATCGAGGTCCCCGAGTACGCCCAGGTGATCCGGACGATGAGCGCGGAGTTTTCCCGGATCCTCGGACACATGCTCGCCGTCGCCACCTACGCCCTGGACGTCATCAGCGAGTTCACCGCGGTCTTTCAGTGGGGAATCCGGGACCGCGAGATCGTCCAAGACATCCTCGAAGACCTCACCGGCCAGCGGCTGATGTTCAACTACTTCCGGGTCGGCGGCGTCGCCTGGGACCTTCCGGAACCGCGCGCGGAGTTCTTCGAGAAGATCCGGGCGTTCCTGGACTCCCTCCCACGAAAACTCACGGAGTACCACGACATGCTGACCAGCAACGAGATCTTCCAGAAGCGGACCGTCGACACCGGCCGGCTCCCCGCCGAGACCGCCAAGGCCTACGGCTGTACCGGCCCGGTCGCACGGGGGTCGGGCGTCGACTACGACCTCCGACGTGACGACCCCTACGGCTACTACGACGAACTGGACTGGTCGGTCGCCACCGAAGGGAGCGGCGACAACTTCGCCCGCGTACTGGTCCGGCTGCGCGAGGTCGAGGAGTCCGCGAAGATCATCGACCAGTGTGTCGACCGCCTCGAACAGTGGCCCGAGGACGACCGCGAGATCCAGGCCAACGTCCCCCGGACGCTCCGGCCGGACCCGGACACCGAGATCTACCGGGCGGTCGAGTCCGCGAAGGGCGAACTGGGCATCTACATCCGCTCGGACGGGACGGACACGCCCGCCCGGTTCAAGATCCGCGGCCCGTCGTTCTCACACGTCCAGGTGCTGCCCGCCATCGCCGAGGGCGAGTTCATCCCGGATCTGGTCGCCAGTATCGGCAGTCTGGACCCGATCATGGGTGACGTCGATCGGTGA
- a CDS encoding acyl-CoA thioesterase: protein MSFEYTTDIAVRYDDLDTYGHVNNVRYGTYLEEARIDYLADVVGRGEGGLLSASGEGTGIVIANLEIDFEQPVQLTDSVTVGVRVSRLGEKSFAFEYEIRNDGAVAATGETTVVTYSRAEQAPIPIPDSWRESIADFEGL, encoded by the coding sequence GTGAGCTTCGAATACACGACGGATATCGCGGTCCGCTACGACGATCTCGACACCTACGGCCACGTCAACAACGTCCGGTACGGGACGTATTTAGAGGAGGCACGAATCGACTACCTCGCGGACGTCGTCGGCCGCGGGGAAGGGGGCCTGCTGTCCGCGTCGGGCGAGGGGACCGGGATCGTCATCGCCAACTTAGAGATCGACTTCGAGCAGCCTGTCCAGCTAACCGACAGCGTCACCGTCGGCGTCCGAGTCTCCCGGCTTGGCGAGAAGAGCTTCGCCTTCGAGTACGAGATCCGAAACGACGGTGCCGTCGCTGCGACCGGTGAAACGACTGTCGTCACCTACAGCCGTGCCGAGCAGGCCCCCATCCCGATCCCCGACAGCTGGCGCGAGTCGATTGCGGATTTCGAAGGGCTATAG
- a CDS encoding potassium channel family protein gives MTQDKSVLIVGGGRVGFQTAELLADRGHKITIIERDPATCEALTDEWMATVIQGDATNPEILAQGGLEKADVVAGLTGQSGVNLAVCMMATRLSPDARTVARIDHGDGAGYKQFVDAIVYPERAGARVAANEIVGSDVQTLADVTGTLDIMEVLVEEGAPAAGKRLADVRFPAGTLVISDDDGERVAQPDTELRPGRRYVVAVEPDVVDEVMNLLRG, from the coding sequence ATGACCCAGGACAAATCAGTACTCATCGTCGGCGGTGGACGTGTCGGCTTCCAGACAGCGGAACTGCTCGCCGACCGCGGACACAAGATAACGATCATCGAGCGCGATCCCGCCACCTGTGAGGCACTGACCGACGAGTGGATGGCGACAGTCATCCAGGGCGACGCCACGAACCCCGAGATCCTCGCCCAGGGCGGGCTGGAGAAAGCCGACGTCGTCGCCGGCTTGACCGGACAGAGTGGCGTGAACCTCGCGGTCTGTATGATGGCGACGCGGCTGTCGCCGGACGCGAGAACCGTTGCGCGGATCGATCACGGGGACGGTGCCGGCTACAAGCAGTTCGTCGACGCCATCGTCTACCCCGAGCGAGCGGGGGCACGTGTCGCCGCAAACGAGATCGTCGGCAGCGACGTCCAGACACTGGCCGATGTCACAGGAACACTCGACATCATGGAGGTGCTCGTCGAGGAGGGCGCGCCGGCCGCCGGGAAGCGGCTCGCCGACGTCCGGTTCCCCGCTGGAACGCTCGTTATCTCCGACGACGACGGTGAACGGGTCGCACAACCCGATACGGAACTCCGTCCCGGTCGTCGGTACGTCGTCGCCGTCGAACCGGATGTCGTCGACGAGGTCATGAACCTCCTCCGAGGGTGA
- the msrA gene encoding peptide-methionine (S)-S-oxide reductase MsrA has protein sequence MTAQATFAGGCFWCTESVFKQVDGVESVVSGYAGGHVEDPSYEAVCREETGHAECVQLTYDPDVVSYEDLLAVFFTTHNPTTLNRQGNDVGTQYRSAVFYHGEEQRAAVEAFIEEIQPGYDDDIVTEIEPLEAFYAAEEYHQDYFEKNPNQAYCTMTIPPKIEKLKQKHADLLAAE, from the coding sequence ATGACAGCACAGGCGACGTTCGCGGGCGGCTGTTTCTGGTGTACCGAATCGGTGTTCAAGCAGGTCGATGGTGTCGAATCGGTGGTCTCGGGGTACGCCGGCGGCCACGTCGAGGACCCCAGCTACGAAGCGGTCTGTCGGGAAGAGACCGGCCACGCCGAGTGTGTCCAACTCACCTACGACCCCGACGTGGTGAGTTACGAGGACCTACTGGCGGTCTTTTTCACGACCCACAACCCGACGACGCTGAACCGTCAGGGCAACGACGTTGGGACTCAGTACCGCTCTGCCGTGTTCTACCACGGCGAGGAGCAACGCGCGGCCGTCGAGGCGTTCATCGAGGAGATCCAGCCGGGCTACGACGACGACATCGTCACCGAGATCGAGCCCCTGGAGGCGTTCTACGCCGCCGAGGAGTACCACCAGGACTACTTCGAGAAGAACCCCAACCAGGCCTACTGTACGATGACGATCCCGCCGAAGATCGAGAAACTCAAGCAGAAACACGCGGACCTCCTGGCGGCCGAGTAA
- a CDS encoding bacteriorhodopsin, producing MSSLGVEGEGIWLALGTIGMLLGMVYFMSKGWDVQDPREKEFYVITILIAGIAAASYLSMFFGFGLTEVELVNGRVIDVYWARYADWLFTTPLLLLDIGLLAGASNRDLASIITIDAFMIVTGLAATLMKVPVARYAFWTISTIAMLFVLYYLVVVVGEAASEADEDTQATFNTLRNVILVAWAVYPVAWLVGTEGLGLVGLFGETLLFMILDLFAKIGFGFILLRSRAVVGSDSAPTPSAEETAAD from the coding sequence ATGTCAAGTCTCGGGGTAGAGGGAGAGGGAATATGGCTCGCGCTCGGTACCATCGGAATGCTGCTTGGCATGGTGTATTTCATGTCCAAGGGATGGGACGTGCAAGACCCACGTGAAAAGGAGTTCTACGTGATCACGATCCTCATCGCGGGGATCGCTGCGGCGTCCTACCTGTCGATGTTCTTCGGGTTCGGCCTCACGGAGGTCGAACTCGTCAACGGACGAGTCATCGACGTCTACTGGGCGCGGTACGCCGACTGGCTGTTTACGACGCCGTTACTGTTGCTCGACATCGGCTTGCTCGCCGGTGCCAGTAACCGCGACCTCGCGTCGATCATCACGATCGACGCGTTCATGATCGTGACCGGCCTCGCCGCGACGCTGATGAAGGTGCCCGTCGCACGGTACGCCTTCTGGACCATCAGCACTATCGCGATGCTGTTCGTGCTGTACTACCTCGTCGTCGTCGTCGGCGAGGCAGCGTCCGAGGCCGACGAAGACACGCAGGCGACGTTCAACACCCTGCGGAACGTCATCCTCGTGGCCTGGGCCGTCTACCCGGTCGCGTGGCTCGTCGGCACCGAGGGGCTCGGCCTCGTCGGCCTGTTCGGCGAGACGCTCCTGTTCATGATCCTGGACCTGTTCGCCAAGATCGGGTTCGGGTTCATCCTCCTGCGCAGTCGCGCCGTCGTCGGCAGCGACTCCGCACCGACCCCGTCCGCTGAGGAGACCGCCGCGGACTGA
- a CDS encoding AAA family ATPase yields MAPRIDCTVVVRDGIDGVGLSQSAATQVGVADGDAIAVRRTDGTRTTATVRIDGSLTGERLAVGRASLERFGVSDGETVSVQRVEPEPAEQVTVAPVTRLAIRGGDRLVRDAVGTHPVSEGDTVTASLFDGSLDIPLRVLSTRPPGPVVLTEATTVEVTDGPAPVGSMGGLDPLPASAVGGYDETVEALGSALSGPLSGGSAESSAGRAGVLVTGPHGVGKTHLLCHAAWRLDAALHSVDVGRLLAVSYDAAEDHLNSVTRTARGAGRSVVHLDALDTIAEEGTTSVRLLLRDWLDGIAATDGVVVAAEATEESAVPVTYVQGNRLSRTVAVSEPNRSDRADILAAVAGDTPTGPGVDLTETGEQAFGYVAADLVALWSHAVDTATARDGSREVVVRADDLAEATAAVGPSGMRGSVPEVPSTSFDDIGGLAAAKRELIRAVDWPLTNPELFDALEIDPPAGVLLYGPPGTGKTMLARAVASTSGANFLPVDGPELMNKYVGESERAVRRVFDRARSNAPAILFFDEIDALGATRDDDSDSPATARTVSQLLTELDGIEGRGGITVIATTNRPDRLDEALLRTGRFDRIVEVPMPDADARREIFAAHLGDRVHDSVDLRALAERTEGYTGSDIAAVVREAGLLAIGEHLRDGSKSSRTPKLRARHVSEALSAVEPSLSERSRREYESFDRFD; encoded by the coding sequence ATGGCGCCCCGTATCGACTGTACGGTCGTCGTCAGGGACGGGATCGACGGGGTCGGACTCTCCCAGTCGGCCGCCACACAGGTGGGAGTAGCCGACGGTGACGCGATCGCCGTCCGTCGGACCGACGGGACACGGACGACAGCGACGGTTCGGATCGACGGGTCGCTCACCGGGGAGCGACTCGCCGTCGGGAGGGCGTCGCTCGAACGGTTCGGGGTGAGCGACGGCGAGACGGTGTCGGTTCAGCGGGTCGAGCCGGAACCGGCCGAACAAGTGACGGTCGCACCGGTCACGCGACTCGCCATCCGCGGCGGGGATCGGTTGGTCAGGGACGCCGTCGGGACTCACCCGGTATCGGAGGGCGACACCGTCACCGCGTCGCTGTTCGACGGCTCCCTCGACATCCCGCTGCGAGTCCTCTCGACGCGTCCCCCGGGTCCGGTGGTACTGACGGAGGCGACGACGGTCGAGGTGACGGACGGTCCCGCCCCCGTCGGCTCGATGGGTGGACTCGACCCCCTGCCCGCGTCGGCCGTCGGCGGGTACGATGAGACAGTGGAAGCGCTCGGATCGGCGCTTTCCGGCCCGCTGAGCGGCGGTAGCGCGGAATCGAGCGCTGGTCGGGCCGGTGTCCTCGTGACGGGACCACACGGTGTCGGAAAGACCCACCTCCTCTGTCACGCCGCGTGGCGCCTCGACGCGGCACTCCACAGCGTCGACGTCGGTCGACTCCTCGCCGTGAGCTACGACGCTGCCGAGGACCACCTGAACAGCGTCACCAGGACAGCCCGTGGCGCGGGTCGGAGTGTCGTCCACCTCGACGCGCTGGACACGATCGCGGAGGAAGGCACCACCAGCGTCCGACTGCTCCTCCGGGACTGGCTGGACGGGATCGCGGCGACCGACGGCGTGGTCGTCGCCGCCGAGGCGACCGAGGAGAGCGCGGTTCCAGTGACCTACGTCCAGGGGAACCGCCTCTCCCGGACGGTTGCCGTCTCCGAACCGAACCGGAGCGACAGGGCCGACATCCTCGCCGCCGTCGCCGGGGACACGCCGACCGGGCCGGGTGTGGACCTCACCGAAACGGGTGAGCAGGCCTTCGGCTACGTCGCCGCCGATCTCGTCGCGCTGTGGTCACACGCGGTCGATACGGCGACAGCCCGGGACGGATCCAGGGAGGTCGTCGTCCGGGCCGACGACCTCGCCGAGGCGACGGCCGCCGTCGGTCCCAGCGGGATGCGGGGGTCGGTACCGGAGGTCCCGTCGACGTCGTTCGACGACATCGGGGGCCTCGCGGCCGCGAAGCGGGAGCTGATCCGGGCCGTCGACTGGCCGCTGACGAACCCCGAACTGTTCGACGCGCTGGAGATCGATCCGCCGGCGGGCGTCCTGTTGTACGGCCCGCCCGGAACCGGGAAGACGATGCTCGCACGCGCGGTCGCCTCGACCAGCGGGGCGAACTTCCTCCCCGTCGACGGGCCCGAACTGATGAACAAGTACGTCGGCGAGAGCGAGCGTGCGGTTCGGCGAGTGTTCGACCGGGCTCGGTCGAACGCACCCGCGATCCTCTTTTTCGACGAGATCGACGCACTCGGTGCGACGCGGGACGACGACAGCGACTCCCCGGCGACGGCACGGACCGTCTCACAACTCCTGACGGAGTTAGACGGGATCGAGGGACGAGGCGGGATCACCGTCATCGCGACCACGAACAGACCGGACCGGCTCGACGAAGCACTGCTTCGGACCGGGCGGTTCGACCGGATCGTCGAGGTCCCGATGCCCGACGCCGACGCCAGACGGGAGATCTTCGCGGCACATCTCGGGGATCGGGTCCACGACTCGGTCGATCTCCGGGCGCTCGCGGAACGAACCGAGGGGTACACCGGCAGCGACATCGCGGCCGTCGTCAGGGAAGCAGGACTCCTCGCGATCGGGGAACACCTCCGGGATGGATCGAAGTCGTCCCGGACGCCGAAACTCCGGGCCAGGCACGTCTCGGAGGCGCTATCGGCCGTCGAACCGTCTCTCTCCGAGCGGAGTCGGCGCGAGTACGAGTCGTTCGACCGGTTCGACTAG
- a CDS encoding ABC transporter substrate-binding protein produces MGAVEFDGPPERWTALLPTFADMAFALGGGQTLGIQNHDRFANEAFEGLPGVEFDADEIIELVDDGVNKELFYKMDADVHFIDPHLLRLWYDWDQGDVDEVKQNLGPFFGNFIRRHSDDWHDYRYYTLYEAFELMAEVFQAQDRYQAFVELHERMLDSIEEHLPPAEQRPTALLVFPADGSGFQFYTFRFDDGGVSTKQWRDLGLTDALAATDVGHYSFSDRGTLDLEALIEIDPEVLLVRNYGGASESAFQEEVVEPLREEDGSNGVQAVQDGAVYSAGYLDQGPIINFYHTERAAKDIYSDLFEDVTLFDRERVAEIVAGNI; encoded by the coding sequence ATGGGTGCGGTGGAATTCGACGGACCACCCGAGCGATGGACCGCGTTACTCCCGACTTTCGCGGATATGGCGTTCGCACTGGGCGGTGGACAGACGCTTGGTATTCAGAATCACGATCGGTTTGCGAACGAAGCCTTCGAAGGGCTTCCGGGTGTGGAATTCGACGCGGACGAGATCATAGAACTGGTTGACGACGGCGTGAATAAGGAACTGTTCTATAAGATGGACGCGGACGTGCATTTCATAGACCCACATCTGCTGCGGCTCTGGTACGACTGGGATCAGGGCGACGTCGATGAGGTCAAGCAAAACCTTGGGCCGTTTTTTGGCAATTTCATCCGTCGGCACAGTGACGACTGGCACGATTACCGCTACTACACCCTCTACGAGGCCTTCGAATTGATGGCCGAGGTCTTTCAGGCACAGGATCGTTACCAAGCATTCGTCGAACTCCACGAGCGTATGCTCGACTCGATCGAGGAGCACCTGCCGCCGGCCGAGCAGCGACCGACAGCCCTCCTCGTCTTTCCGGCCGACGGGTCGGGGTTCCAGTTCTACACGTTCCGGTTTGACGATGGCGGGGTCAGCACCAAGCAGTGGCGCGATCTCGGCCTCACCGACGCACTTGCGGCGACGGACGTGGGACACTATAGTTTCTCTGACAGGGGGACCCTCGATCTCGAAGCCTTGATCGAGATCGATCCCGAGGTACTACTGGTGCGAAACTACGGAGGGGCGTCGGAATCTGCGTTCCAAGAGGAGGTTGTCGAGCCACTACGAGAGGAAGACGGATCGAACGGCGTGCAGGCAGTCCAGGACGGTGCGGTCTACAGCGCTGGCTATCTCGACCAGGGACCGATCATCAACTTCTACCACACCGAACGGGCGGCAAAGGATATCTACTCGGATTTGTTCGAGGACGTGACGCTGTTCGACCGCGAACGCGTCGCAGAGATCGTCGCCGGGAATATCTGA
- a CDS encoding serine/threonine-protein kinase RIO2 — protein MVENVAPVVAELEQDDINLLSGVEHGMRFSEYVAREKLVEFSRLTAEEVDYRLDRCEDRGLVERKTIQYQGFKLTFEGYDALALHTFAQRETLEGVGSPLGVGKESDVYEAQSYKPLALKFHREGYTNFREVMKEREYTADREHVSWQYTARKAAEREYEALETLYPDVSVPQPLDTNRHAIVMEKIDGVELSRTKLSEEQVVPVLELVLDEMAAAYDGGFVHADMSEYNVFVTEQGVVVFDWPQAVPTDHENARELLTRDVENIVNYFKRKYPALVGEVQIDDLTAAIAGDEFEELAAYAE, from the coding sequence ATGGTCGAAAACGTCGCCCCCGTGGTTGCCGAACTGGAGCAGGACGACATCAACCTGCTGTCGGGGGTCGAACACGGGATGCGGTTCTCGGAGTACGTCGCCCGCGAGAAACTCGTCGAGTTCTCCCGACTGACGGCAGAGGAAGTCGACTACCGGTTGGACCGCTGTGAAGACCGCGGATTGGTCGAGCGCAAGACCATCCAGTACCAGGGGTTCAAGCTCACCTTCGAAGGGTACGACGCACTCGCGTTACACACCTTCGCCCAGCGCGAGACCCTCGAAGGCGTCGGGTCGCCCCTTGGTGTCGGGAAAGAAAGCGACGTCTACGAAGCTCAGTCGTACAAGCCACTGGCACTGAAGTTCCACCGCGAGGGGTACACGAACTTCCGGGAAGTGATGAAAGAGCGTGAGTACACCGCCGACCGGGAACACGTCTCCTGGCAGTACACTGCCCGCAAGGCCGCCGAACGGGAGTACGAAGCCCTGGAGACGCTGTATCCGGACGTGTCCGTCCCACAGCCCCTCGATACGAACCGCCACGCCATCGTCATGGAAAAGATCGACGGCGTCGAACTCTCCCGGACCAAACTCTCGGAGGAACAGGTAGTCCCAGTGCTCGAACTCGTCCTCGACGAGATGGCGGCGGCCTACGACGGCGGGTTCGTCCACGCCGACATGAGCGAATACAACGTCTTCGTCACCGAGCAAGGCGTCGTCGTCTTCGACTGGCCACAGGCAGTCCCGACGGACCACGAGAACGCCCGGGAACTGCTGACCCGTGACGTCGAGAACATCGTGAACTACTTCAAGCGGAAGTATCCCGCACTCGTCGGTGAGGTGCAGATCGACGACCTCACGGCGGCGATCGCTGGCGACGAGTTCGAGGAACTGGCTGCCTACGCCGAATAA
- a CDS encoding helix-turn-helix domain-containing protein, which yields MKYVRLSLAMDPPVRHPMHQFVVETDGYDASYMLRGNSVGEELQTLLFHVDGFPPDPYREALEATDLVVDYAISTCPDETFYLYVQDRPSETDTALVEALTRAQLVVVSPVAYLADGTVELTLVGPGQAVQRAVDAVPDPIEVDVLEVGTYDSRRLDTGSTLTDRQFAAVAAAVETGYYENPRDGTVADVAERIDCAPGTAAEHLRKAEARVMAGLVDSDTGPV from the coding sequence GTGAAATACGTCAGGCTCTCGCTGGCGATGGACCCGCCGGTTCGCCACCCGATGCACCAGTTCGTCGTCGAGACCGACGGGTACGACGCCAGCTACATGCTGCGGGGCAACAGTGTGGGCGAGGAGCTCCAGACCCTGCTCTTTCACGTCGATGGCTTCCCGCCGGACCCCTACCGGGAGGCCCTGGAGGCGACCGATCTCGTCGTCGACTACGCCATCTCGACGTGTCCGGACGAGACGTTCTACCTCTACGTCCAGGATCGGCCAAGCGAGACCGACACGGCCCTCGTCGAGGCGCTGACGCGCGCTCAACTGGTGGTCGTCTCACCGGTCGCGTACCTGGCCGACGGCACCGTCGAACTCACCCTCGTCGGTCCGGGCCAGGCCGTCCAGCGCGCCGTCGATGCCGTCCCCGACCCGATCGAGGTCGACGTGCTGGAGGTCGGTACCTACGACAGCCGACGGCTCGACACCGGCAGCACGCTCACCGACCGGCAGTTCGCGGCCGTCGCGGCCGCCGTCGAGACCGGCTACTACGAGAACCCTCGGGACGGAACCGTCGCGGACGTGGCCGAGCGAATCGACTGTGCCCCCGGGACAGCAGCCGAACACCTCCGGAAGGCCGAGGCTCGCGTGATGGCCGGCCTCGTCGATTCGGACACCGGACCGGTGTGA